GTGAAGCATTATAATTATATGATCAAATTCACTTAATTAAGATTAGGACGGGAAGATTACCAGCTCTCTCTCCTTTATTTTGAATGTGTTTTGTGTTGTTTTAAAAGAAGATAAGTTAACAGTAAGCTTCCAAGTTCTTAAAGATTATGAAAATATGGGAGGACAAAGTGTAATTTTTCGCTATGGATCGGATGAGATGAGGAAGCTAGAGGGCATTGTAAGAAGGGAAGCCTGTGTACAACTGTTGATGGCTCGCATGCAATGGGGGTGTTATAACTGGACTTGGTCCTGGGGTCACAATGGAAACAATCGTGTTACGCAGTTTTCCTATTCGACAAGCATAACTGGAATCCATTTCCTATTGCAGTTTTCCTATTCGACAAGCATAACTGGAATCCATTTCCTATTAATTAACTTGGTGTGTTTTCTATGTGTTGAGACTGAAACTAAAGTTGGTTTACTGAGAGATTGCATTTGCCATTTTCTTTCTttatactctattaaatctttagtTTGCTTGTGCTATATATAATAATGATGTTTATGACAACAAATTATATATCAATCTGAAACGAAGTTTCTTTGTTAGATCTATACTCATAACATTTTTACAACATACAAAAATGTTTGAATTTTTTTAGCTATATAATGTGGTTTATTAATTATCGATTCAAACGTATAAACAGAATGGAATATGTTGCCATTATCGATCCAAACGTATAAACATAATGGATTATGTTGCCACTTCATGTTTATAGTACAACAAAATCACTTTTTTGGACTAGGATACAATTAAGGGCTTGATAGATAGCCTATCTTGGACCTTCTCCTCCATCGTTTATTTTATTATAAAGGAGACATTTCATATAAACATTCAAACGGATTAATTAGGCCAGGTTCTTGCAGGAATTACTCGATGACGTTGCAGGAATTCTTCCATTGATGCTGATCATATTCATGGTTTTTGACATTTCGGTCCCTGAACTCTGTTGTTTGACACTGTACTCCTCCTGTCAGCTTTGAACATAATTCCTTGAACACCTCCTACCGGATTCAGTCTTGCACTGTTTCAATTACTTCCTCTTGGAAATCCTTCTCATAAAAACTCCTAGCATTCTGATCAATTTCCTTATTCAAAACAGACCACGCTTGCTTCCTCTGTTTCCTTCTCATACTTCTCTACAACATCTTCCGGGATTCGAGCTTGGCAGGATTTGTGAAACATGTATACATGAGTGATTTCAATTTGTGAAATGCCTAGGGTAAAATCAAGGAAAAGAGAACATTGCTTGCAAGAACTCCCACATGATTGAAATTCAAACAAGTACAAGCTGCAACATGTTGCTAGTTTACAGAAAGAATGAAAAGAACTGGAAAACTAAGAGTGTCCTATAGTTGACAATCCAGCATAACGTGAAAACATATTCAATCACAACTCCACATGTCAAAGTTTTTTGTTGCTCCTATTTGACACAGTTAACTCAACTGTATATCAGTTTGGTCAAGGtccaaaacttaattaatactccaGTGCTAAATAGTGGCCTAGTGGAGTATATTATAACATTGTCgcgtataacaacctttaagaggGTAGTCCTAACCGACCTGTCTATGGAAAGGTCGACAATAATTAACCATTTGGCTAACATGCTTTGGTTTCGAGATGGTCGAATTCAAGTACTCATTTTGAATAGCTCAAATTATAATCCACCATCAAGGTATTGAGTGTAATGGGAAGTATATAACACCTCAAGGGGATGTCACATGATCAATCCTACGTGTGTTGACAAAAATATATAATTTTGATTGTTATTTAGAAAATGTACGAGAGTTTGATTAATCCTCAGACCTCGGCTACAAATTAATGCTCGATTCACTTAATTTAGGCATTAAGTTAAGCTAAATAGGATTATAAATGTATTTGACGAAGAAAAATTGTGTCCTGACGGACTTAATTAATGCAACAATGCACACAAATTGATTTCACATGAAAGAAAGTCAAGCACCTGTAATGCTTTTGGCACCGCGAGTACCGTGGAAGAAATTCGTCAGATCAAAACTGGTAAGTTATGCTCGTTATTGGCCCAAGAATTGGAAGACCTCGACACAGCAAATTATGGACTTGTCAGAGGCTTTCCGCAATTGGCCTTACGCTACATCATGAAGCAtggaatttaaaaatgcaaatcaTAAAATACTTTGTTGAGCTGGTGCTCCTCATTATACGATGTTGGTTTAGCTACTCAAGTCTGTTATAGAATTGAAGTTTCATGGTGGTCACATCAATCATTCACAATAATGTAaatgatttatatatacatactagATCCACTCCACTTGAGCTGAAGTTTTTTAGACAATTTAGGCTTTAAGTTTGTATCACATCGTAGAGTCCAATTGGGCTGCTCACCCTAGTTGTCCCATGCATGGTGTAGCCCAAAGAGCTTATGTGTGAGGGTGAGCTTTAGATTTTGGGAACATTGTGGGCTTTTAAGGGATCGATAGACTTCACCCACGGGTACTCCAGAATACTAAATCCGATGGAGGCAATAGAGAACTCCTTTTGCGTATAGCATGGAATGCTAACAACACCAGCAATGTCTCCTCTCTCATACGGGCATGAGCCAATAGATATCTTCATGGACTTGATGAGGCAGTACAACATAGGCAACTCATGCTGCGTTACTACTGAAAATGAGCAAATGACGTATTATGTAGGTAGGTCTGATCTCCTCGGCATCATTAACCCCAACCTCCTCACCTTGGCATAAGAAGTGAATCTTGAAAAGAAAGAAGTAATAAAATAATCATAATTAtgaaaaatatttaataaaattacaTAAATTAATTATAAAACAATGAACTTACGTCATATAAAGAGTTAAGAACAGGCTGCTCAACGGAAGCATAAAACTGAACGATATTATCTTGGTCCGATGACTTCCTCATATGCTACTTGCTTGTTTTCTAAATCGATTTAGTATGTTACAGTTGAGCTTGGCAAGACTAAGAGACGCTACAAGAAGAGCCAAATGAATGAGACTAAAATTTTGTAAACATGTGTTGCTGGATGATGAAATGATGTGTGTTTTAAGAAGAAAACTTAACTTTGCCAATGGGAAGGAGTGTTTAATATAAATCTACTTAAAGACAAACCACCTATCTCTACTTAAAGACAAAGCATCATCGTTTGACAAAGCATCATCTGCTTACATAAATTGAAGTTAGCTAAAGAAGGAAATATTATTTTCAGACACCCAATAGATAGAATACTCATTAAAATGTGAAGACACAAAGCTGGTGATAGCCCATATGAATTAACCGACTCACTTCATATATCAGGAGACTTTGGAACAATGTAATTGCTATCAAGAGAACGACATGGATCGAAAAGCAACATCGTTTGACGCAACATGTATCATCTGCTTGTATGAATTGAAGTTAGTTAAAAAGGTAAATATTTTTCAGACACCCGGCCAATAAATGCATTGTTGGATCCAACATTACGAATTGCTGCTTCCTTCTATGTAAAAGCTGCCACAACATTTGTTGCCTCATCGAAATTATCATCTGGAATCAGGGACGGTTTTCACGGCCATAGTGGACTTCCCAATGCTTGCTGCATATCACAAGGCATTTGACATCGAATTAGAGGACTTACAGGTGATGTATAAGGTGATAATTCCATTAGTTGTTGTAGGTCTTCAAAGTTATTTTCATGAGAATATAGCTGATGGAGTTGCGGTGATCAATATGACCCCACGGTCCTTCAATTTAATCGGAGAATACCTTGATCGCCCATATAGACTTCTTGCTAATGTGAAATCCGATATCGAAATATTGATGGAGCAGTATGTGAAGATGTTCCCTGGAATTGAAGATGGAGACCCTTCGATGTGTAAGTATTCTGATgtataaaacctaaaccctaatttcgtatatTCGTGTTTTGCATAAAGAACAAGGTTCATAAAAAACAAGAGGTTAGGTATCTAAAAGTAATAAATATGTTTGTAAGTTTTGTccataaatttttttatttattttttgataGGCAGGTGTGAAGAACTGCAAATGACTGATTTTGTAATCTGCGATTTCACTCAATTCTTTGTGGTGTGGTATATCCAGTTTGGTCTTACTCTTCTTTAATGGGTCTCCATGATCCTTGAGCTTTTGCTCGTTCCTTTTTGGTCCATGTTCTTCTAGCTTAGGAAAGTGATCATACTTGAGCTTGCTTAGCCGAAAACTCGACAATGCCGAGCTAGTCTCGATTTTGTTTGCTCCACAAGCAACCGAATCAAGAATGGAAGATGGTCCTTCATCACTCCTTGTTGCATTAAATTAATGTTGGAAATATTATGCGAATAGCGATAATAGAAATACAATAGGAGAGATTTATTCTGAATATACTCTGCTGAAATTTTTATTgatcacaaaaataataataattgaatcgACATGCACGTATTAATTCGACAAAAATTAAAGCAATATGAACATACATACATGAGCATCGAATTAAACAAGTAAACAAACATGCATATAGTAAATCGAATATAAGAAGCTTTAAGGGAAGAGAGATGCAAACTTTCGGAGGCACGATTGGATCGCTTTCCTTAAAAGCGTAATACGTCCCGTACTGTGCTTCGGTTTGACGGGGTAGAGCTTCCCAGGATACAATCGAACGAACGACGATAACCAGCACAAGATTTAATCATAGTTCAGGTGAGACTTATGCTAGCTGAACTCGCCGACGACACGAGAAAAGAAGAGACAAAAAAGACGATGGGTTGTTAGCCGACCTATTTGCTAGAAGGGTTTTTTTCTGGGTGATTTTAGTGTGTTTAAACCCAAAGACCAGCTAGGTATTTATAGGCTAAGAGGGTCGGTTGGAGTAGAAGCGATCGACTTGGAGTGCACGTCAAGACTCCTAAAATTACGACACACCTTAATGACGGACACTGTAATCAGAAAGAATTTTGATCACGATCCTCTTCCGAAATCTTGGGCATTTAAAATTCCAATTCAAACGAGAGATAAAATCCATTTCTAATTAGGAGATAGTATCCCACTAATTACGGAAGTCAAAACCGTGTAGACTATAGTGGAAGAATCCCACTAATCACGGATCATTAATTAAGAGATAAAATCTCACTAATTAAACAAACAAAAAATCAAACCGACTTCATTCCAAAAATAAGCGAACTGATATGATCCGTGAAGCGAATCAATTGACAAACCGAACCGAACCGGTTCGGTCCGAATCGGTGCGTACATGGTGGTGGCGTGCGTGTGGAACCTTGTAGACTTCCTCTAAAATACACTTTAAACTACAACCCACTCAAAACCATTATATATATGACTTTAGTTTGTAGTAAATTTCCAATATGGGACTTTGTACACTCATGCACAAATCACCAAATTTGCACTACCATTTCTCATTCATCCTTGACACAAAATATCAAATAAATGATTCAATCCTTAACTATGTAATATAGATAAACTATAAGAACTAGTTTCGATTTTAATCCAATGCACGAATTTCGCCTACACGCTTGGTCAAACTATCATTGACCGTGTATTTGGCATTTTTGTctaacaatcccccacatgaatgaaaTTTTATGCGACTTTAGGTAGACACGAAAAACTTGGAGAGTTTAATCGAAAAGATATCACATCGACGCTCGATGGCTGTTAACTTTGAATCGGTCCTAGCAGAATACACATCGGATATACTCGCGGGTTAGTAAACACGATGTCTTGAACTATCCCGTTTTTTATGTATACCAAGACAATGGTACGTACATGATATCCACTCTACTAGCGTTCTAGTCTCTGTTGCTATTCTTTAGGCCCTAAACAACCTGGTACCTTCAGGAAGACTATTAGAACAATACGACCTGTGTATTTTCCTCAAAGCGGCCACACTTACTCTTCATATAGGTGATGTCTCTTGCTTTAAGCTAAATGAAATTGCACCCTGTTGTACTTCAACTCTCGAGTTGCAAGAATCATTAAGAATTTCTGAAAACTTCATCCTCGTGATGCAGGAAGCACTGCCGTTCGACTACAGAATGAGCAAGGGTCGGGAACCCCCACAGTGCTCGGGTAGAATCCCGCTCAACTTCAGTTTTCTCATTAAACCACGTTTCAAGGATCTCCTGTCAGCATTGTTGAGTTTGATATTGAGTGATTCTAGGATAAAGGCCTCAAACCCATTCCTTCTGTCGAACTCTCCACTTTATCTCTAGCTATTTTTCCCAAAAATTATAACATCTAATGACTCTCTAAGTCAATAAGATCAtcgttagagaagtttaattctcacgttataatctatattttagattatttgtGTTAAATGTAGACCAAATCCCTTAATAAGGGAAATCTTCTATAATCTTGAGAAACATCTATGTGTTCTTTCTTATGAGCGCAACAATTATAGAATTTGTTTGTCTATACTACATTAGACTTTATCCACTTATGAATCTCCAGTCTATTTTATCATAACCATGGTACTTGTAGTACTTCGACTCCTCGAGACTTATGATATGATGCAGTATTTTGCATGCTTCTGTTAGACATCACACGTTTGTGAGTTTTATCAAATTTCCTAAGATGTATGGAACGTCTTATTGAAGACTTCCGTATCTTTGAGAAACATTTCTTTTGGTGTCTCGCAAGACTTGATCAATCATCTAGATGTCCTGATGATTATATCACCCAAACCCATATCTGCATAGCATATGCTTATACTCCAAAATTTCTATCAAATAACTTGGTGATTTGATAAGCTCACTAAGTGTGGGATCAAACCGAGCATTTAATCTACTATTCAAATGATATTTCAACATAGTAAGCATTTACAAGCTTTCTATAGACTTAAGAAAGACTTACATGTCATTGATCCAAGTATAATGAAATCCTACAGATTTTCCACCATAAACCTATTAGGTTGTTCCCGGCCATAGCCACAACCGCAACTGTAGTTGTAGTAGTTTCGTCGAAACCACACTCGTAGCTTTCCCGGATCCAACATTATCCATGTCATGTCCCCTATGATCAATGGACCAAGTTTTATAACACTTTAATGTTATTTAACTTCCAATTGAAGTTATAACTTTCAATTCATGAAGCTAATGCCTTCTATTCTTTCAAAGAAGCATAAATCAAGTTTTCTTTCAAGGAGAACTATCCAATTAAAAACTCTTCAATTTTATGATTCAAGAACCACATTCTTATAACCATATTATTACAGGAAGAAGTTGTCTTACTCTAATCTTTCCATGTTTTAGAATCCTTTCTAGCATTAGATATTTTCACACCACATAGAAAGGATATCTAAagaacatttgcttacataaaagTCATGCCATATCTTTGGACTATTGGACTTATCAAAAGAGTCATAATATCCAAACAATGGATCGGTAAGAACAAACTTTCCTAAAAAGTTTGTTATAAACTTTCAACTTTGCTCAGAATAACACTTGGACTCCACCAAGTTTATTTCTAAAGTAAAATCACAACCATGTTCTATTATATTTCCTTAATGAAATATTAGAACCATTTTCCGTAAGAATAAATCTTACTTCAACTTTTACAACATTGTAAGAGTTGATCATTCAAGTTAGTATAGTATTCCTACTAAACTTGCTTGATATACATGTGCAAGTTTACAAGAAATTCACAACAGAATTATCTTGTCATGATTCTATCGAAATCAATTATGCACCATCATATAAGTTTTTAATTATGTTATGAGTTTTACAACTCTTAACCTTTTAAGAGAACTTATATTTTCCCGatgtaaataattaatatttacaatTACTTCCTTTACAAGGCAAGTTACATGTTTCTTAAGAAAACAAAGTACAAGTATACAATATATATTCTTAGCCATTGGAAATATTCCTATAAAATAGAAATATGTGCAACCTATTTATTCGCCTTAAGCCTATAGAAGTCTCGACTTCTATTTTAATTTATATTCTAGAAAATCCTCAGGTTTACTTGTTGAAGTTATTATAATAACTCGAGAAACCTTTTCTGGATTCCTTTAGATGACAATATATAGATATATTCGACATCTTATGTAAATTATAGTCTAATTAAAGACATTTTTTAACCCCCACAATTCGGAGGTGTACTTCATTTTTAGAAATTTAAATGACATTCATCATTTAATTTATATTGGGATTAGAgatttatttatattaatcttaAAGTCAAGATCGTTCTATAATGAACCGATCTACTTTACAAATCAATATACAATATACGATAATTCATTTACGATGATTACCATCTCTAATCGATCACATCTCTAGAACTTAATATCATAAGTCTAGGATTTCACCGTTTAACTGTATTCTCGAAGAATCATCTTTGAGATATAGGACATGTACCTCAATACAATTTCCTCACAAGAAAGTATACAATACTTTTCTTTATTCATCTCTATTAAATATTTTGAAGCTTCGGCTATAATATTCATTAGCATAGAGTTTTCTATTTATTTTCCTCAAAAAAAAATAATTTATCATtatttatacatattaatattttcacATTAATCATATTTATAAGTACATTAGACGATTATTACAAATCTGTCTAATTTACATTCTTTCCGCTCACGAAAAATATGTCGTGAGAATTTTGATTATAAAACATGACACTTCAACTCGGAAGTGCATATATTAATCAAAGATTATAAGTTCTAATATTATATCAAGTATTAGAAATTAATAAGAAGCACTTATTATTCCATTCATAGATTGATCCGTTGATAAATCAATCATGAACATAAAGCTCTTTATGTATCTTCGCAAAGCATACATGTAGAAACTTGTCGTTATTTGTTCCGCACATGAGACAAATCATTTGAACTATATCAAGTTCAAATATTACTGACAATTTCAACTTCGACTGAATATTGATCACAATCCGAtccaatgataattaataaaattatctcAAACATACTTTCTGTATTCAATTATCACTTTTATAATTCTGAGGACTCATCCGTCAGAATTCGTGAACCAGCGGGCTGTTTAGTACGTTTATCTCCGCAGATGACCAAACTGACCAAAACAGAAAATCAGGGACTAAAGAGACAAATAGCCAAAGTTGTGGGCCGATCGTACTCGCCAAGGACTCACATGGTAACTGTGTAAAATCGAAGGACCAAACTGTCAGAATCACGAAAGTTCAAGTCTGATAGTGAATATCAGGATCAAACTGTCAATCGTAAAATTACAGAGACCAATCTGTCAAAATGCAGAAAGATTTTGCAGCGAGAACTGAGAAGACCAGAATGCAATTCTGAGGACTTAACTGTCAGAATCGATAAACAATTAATACAGAAAATACAATTATTTCTACACGTTTATCACACAAGACATCACCATCGTCACAAGTTACAAGCAAAATAAATACTCCAAAATATTTTCATATAACAAGACGATTTTACTAACCAATTATCTTGCCATCGGGATGACTTAACAAATATCAGTATTTATCATGTGCATTATGTCAAACATAATATAACAAAACCTTATATAGCAACATGACAACACAAACAAACCAACCatccttttttttaaacaaaatatttCCGATAGAGATTTCAAAATTACTTAGTAGACTTACTTAATGACCAAGTATTTAATTCCAGAATACtaccattaattaattaattaataaatgtggCAGTAAGCCATTAAATTAAAAGAATCCTTTTCCATATTAAATTAAGCAACCAAAAAACCATCATGAGCAATGAATCGACATACACCGGTCTGATTAATTAAGTTAAAGCACAAAACCATAACACTTAATTAATCCTTACCATAAGGAAAGAAATTGAATTGCTTATACCTTAAATTCAAAGAGACCTTAAATCTTTAATTGTCTCTTACCGAGAAGCTGACGCAAAGCAAAGTGGAGAAATAAAGTGACGTGTGATGTCATCCATGATGGTTACGTACTAAGAATGGAAGCAAACAATATCGATTTGTAGTACATCAACTTCGATGGATTTAATCGAATAGAACTTTTCGTACCTAAATAAACCGTTAGTAACTTCAAgacaaataattataaatataaatttggaaagaacatataaatataaaatccAAAAAATATATTCGAACATATGAAAAATCGATTTTAAAAAGAATGCATGAACATGTGACAATTCGATCATGATACATTAATATGTAACAAATATTCGATTCTCATATAATTAAAATCATGCGATGAACGATTTTAGCATCAAAAACTAGTAAACAAAATTATTACGCTTTAAGATTGTTGAAAATATTATGCGAATAGCGATAATAGAAACACAATAAGAGAGATTTATTATGAACATACTCTACTGAAATTTTTATTGAtcacaagaataataataattgaatcGACATGTACGTATTAATTCGACAAAATTAAAGCAATATGAACATACATACGTGAGTATCGAATTAAACAAGTAAACAAACATGCATATAGTAAATAGAATATAAGAAGGTTTAAGGGAAGAGAGATGCAAACTTTCGGAGGCACGATTGAATCGCATTCCTTAAAGCGTAATACGCCCGTACTTTGCTTCGCTTTGACGGCGTAGAGCTTCCCAGGATACAATCGAACGAACGACGATAACTAGCATAAGATTTAATTGTAGTTCAGGTGAGACTTACGCTAGCTAAACTCTCCCACGATACGAGAAAAGAAGAGACAGAAAGACGATGGGTTGTCAGCCGACCTATTTGCTAGAAGGGTTTTTTTTCTGAGTGATTTCAGTGTGTTTAAATCCAAAAACCAGCTAGGTATTTATAGGCTAAGAGGGTCGGTTGGAGTAGAAAAGATCGACTTGGAGTGCACGTCAAGACTCCTAAAATTACGACACACCTTAATGAAGGACATTCTAATTAATCAGAAAGGAATTCTGATCGCGATCCTCTTTCGAAATCTTGCGCATTTAAAATTCCAATTCAAACGGGAGATAAAATCCATTTCTAATTAGGATATAGTATCCCACTAATTACGGAAGTCAAAAACCGTGTAGACTATAGTGGAAGAATCTCACTAATCACAGATCATTAATTAAGAGATAAAATCTCACTAATTAAACAGACAAAAAATCAAATCGGATTCATTCCAAAAATAAACCGGAGCCGAACCTGGTCGGGTTGTGCATGTGGAACCTTGTAGACTTCCTCTACAACACACTTTAAACTACAACCCAATCAAACCACTATATACGTGACTAGTTTGTAGTAAAATTTCAATGTGGGACTTTGTACACTCATGCACAAATTACCGACATTTGCGCTACCATTTCTAATTCATCCTTGACACAAAATGTCAAATAAATAATTCAATCATTAACTATATAATATAGATAAACTATAAAAACTAGTTTTCGATTTAATCCAACGCACGGATTCGCCTACACGCTTGGTCAAACTATCATTGACCATGGCATTTTTGTCAAACAATTAAATTATTACTTACTTGTCTTTAGTGCGTCTGATCAATAATAGTTTATATTTGATGTAATGTATCATCTTATGTGATATGGTGTGGGGAATTGAAGTCATTCTAAGCTAGTTATAGTCGAGTCGACTCTCAATTTAGGCATTTTTATCATAAGCGTGTTCTTAGTTAATTGATGATTAGGATATATTGCATTGCTGTTGTGTAAGTTTTGTTAATGCGGAAATGAGGATTCTACAGCTCCATACTGCTACCTTGCAACTTAAGTACTCATTCGACACTCTCGAAGGTCTGTGAACATAGATGTCTAGCCGATCATAACGCTCAGCTAGTGAATGCGTCCAATCCTCAATCCTGGAAGTGCGTTGGAAATGCTTGTATATACCGTttgctttatttatttatttttgtataaaaggAAATATTATTAAGCAATAATGGCGTGGAGACGTTGGACTGAAAAAATGCAAgaacataaataaaataaaataaaatcaggtCGATCCCAAGGATTTGAGTAGAATCTCAAAACTGAATCATAAAGATGATCATACAAGTTATGCAAATATTTTTATTGCCATGctttaacatataataataatggtCAAGCATATTATGACGCGTTTGATTAATTTCTAATGTACATCACCAAATTAACAAATCACATATATATCATGAACCTTTGAtctgttaaataattaattaaaatattgtgagccaaaactacttcaaaaatatagttaattaaaattaaaaattcaagtaAAATCAATATTGTGAACCACGAGAACTTTAATTAGTATATATATGATCTAAACTACCGAAGCCCGCATGTGAATTTTAAATCACTGTGCTAGGCTGTCGGATGGCTTTTGGTTTGAAAAGTCTTTTTATCTTGGAGCCTATAAATACCAAATCACCCCACATTGATTCTTCACCAAAGCATTACATATTTCAGCATTTCATTTTGTAGCATTGATCATCAATTTCAGAATTCAGATACTTGAATTCAATCATGGCATTCAACGGCAATCTTCAATCGGAGACCACGAAAGGCCAAGGTGCAGCCACAATCCTTGCCATTGGCACTGCAAATCCACCCACTTGTTATGACCAAGCTAGTTTCCCAGATTTCATTTTCCGCATGACCGAACGTGAAGACAAAGTTGAACTAAAGGCAAAGTTTCAACGTATATGTAAGTGCACCCAATATACAATCTCCGTCCCAAATTACATATGTCATGTTTCCTATGCAAAATGCATATAAAAAGTGACAAGTTTTTTAGGACGGAGGGACTATATATGAATTATGATGTCTATTTACTTTTCTCATTTGGGTACTATATGTGCATTGTTCTTTATAGTTATTTCACAAAATATGGGATGTATATATCTAACATCTAATTTGTGAGCAGGTGATAGATCGGGAATTGATAAGAGATATGTACACATTACTGAAGAAATGTTGAAAGCTCATCCAAACTTGTATACGACCGGCGCTCCTTCTTATGATACACGCCAAGAATTACTACTTTCAGATGTTGCTGAGCTTGGAAAAGAAGCTGCATTAAGGGCTATTAAAGAATGGGATCAACCAATATCAATGATCACCCATCTTGTTTGCAGTACAGCTACGGGGATTGAAATGCCTGGAATGGACTACCAACTCAGTAAACTCTTAAACTTGAATAATGATGTCCAGCGGTACATGTATTACCAACAAGGTTGTTATTCTGGAGCCGCAGCTATCCGAGCCGCTAAGGATCTTGCTGAGAATAACCCTGGAGCACGTGTTCTTGTCGTAAGCTCTGAACTACTATCTACGATGTTTTTTCATGGTCCAGATGCAAATGAATTAGACCATTTGGTTGGTGCTGCAATATTTGGGGATGGGGCTACATCAGTTATTATTGGTACTCATCCTGATCTTGCTATCGAGCGTCCATTGTTTCAATTGGAGTCCGCCAAGCAGATATTAATCCCTGGTTCGGAAGGTATATTGGGAGGAAATTTGCACGAAAGGGGAGCCACATATTACATTACTCCTAAAGTACCAATTATGGTTGGTGATAACGTCGAAGACAACTTGAAGAAAAGCATTTAGCCATATCGGTATTTCGGATTGGAACTCACTCTTTTACATCGTGCACCCTGGAGGTCCAGCAATTCTGAACAAGGTAAGGGATGCATTGAGTCTAAAAGAAGATAAGCTAAGAGCAAGTTTCCAAGTTCTTAAAGATTATGGAAACATGGGAGGACCGAGTGTAATTTTTGCTATGGATGAGATGAGGAAGAGGGCATTAAAAGAAGGAAAGCCTACAACTG
This genomic interval from Rutidosis leptorrhynchoides isolate AG116_Rl617_1_P2 unplaced genomic scaffold, CSIRO_AGI_Rlap_v1 contig79, whole genome shotgun sequence contains the following:
- the LOC139885118 gene encoding chalcone synthase-like, whose translation is MAFNGNLQSETTKGQGAATILAIGTANPPTCYDQASFPDFIFRMTEREDKVELKAKFQRICDRSGIDKRYVHITEEMLKAHPNLYTTGAPSYDTRQELLLSDVAELGKEAALRAIKEWDQPISMITHLVCSTATGIEMPGMDYQLSKLLNLNNDVQRYMYYQQGCYSGAAAIRAAKDLAENNPGARVLVVSSELLSTMFFHGPDANELDHLVGAAIFGDGATSVIIGTHPDLAIERPLFQLESAKQILIPGSEAFSHIGISDWNSLFYIVHPGGPAILNKVRDALSLKEDKLRASFQVLKDYGNMGGPSVIFAMDEMRKRALKEGKPTTGDGLQWGVLIGLGPGVTMETIVLRSCPIQQA